A stretch of the Flavobacterium sp. 5 genome encodes the following:
- a CDS encoding PKD domain-containing protein gives MNQSLIVFFFIITFPFYAQTKIKDTITRRATITYNQNGNSVNFKPETPPLIPIAGAPKPSYSYLWELGDGHFSKEAEPKHTYKNKGTYTARLTVTNNYDNGKPPATRPKKVVVNDISDTTFQDIASIVNQDGLSIQKNCDPIPEQEMQVIVSYQNLENYVTNGKLYLFYNEKEFKNNNFDLEEVRPYANERIVQENNLVSVDDINNSNRYVASNETLVFTKKYREPSNETDLDSTLIKAKNSYKNVSVLEIDDHNPGETRNVFFSFKTTPEMIKDTSATITMRSIYVPNRSFKNHKIKNLEMEIVTSHDPNKMGSNGSFMNYRFVRYKRVKFKTRFQNNGEGPARKIQLETDIPDMFDKKTLKIEGMYPECPICPKGETPTISCLDTIVRNTQIFFVFRNIYLPGSNQKNVKEIDSTKGFVKYSMKFNEDFHKIKTKSRTAIIFDKNEPIITNYATTRFTPGISIGAKAGYNIYSNLENAKSYFVGATISPFKSYRYYVQAEFLNSFTSYDDATTFTEKLNQDSGAVQLNRITTSFENKNINWEIPVLFRYNISTYFGVGAGAQININVSEKQTQNIETKVYEGNSEKLLLRTDYSTVTTTNSFPELKSGLLFDFTAGFSRIGPSFGARYVLNFDNNFNYYQLYAIWKF, from the coding sequence ATGAACCAATCGTTAATAGTCTTTTTTTTCATCATTACATTTCCTTTTTATGCTCAAACCAAAATAAAAGACACCATTACCCGTAGAGCTACAATTACATATAATCAAAACGGAAATTCAGTTAATTTTAAACCAGAAACTCCTCCATTAATCCCTATAGCTGGTGCTCCAAAACCAAGCTATTCTTATCTATGGGAATTAGGAGATGGTCACTTTAGTAAAGAAGCTGAGCCCAAACATACCTATAAAAACAAAGGAACATATACCGCCAGACTAACCGTAACCAACAATTACGACAACGGAAAACCACCAGCTACCCGACCAAAAAAAGTAGTAGTCAACGATATTTCAGATACAACCTTTCAAGACATTGCTTCTATTGTCAATCAAGATGGCTTGTCTATTCAAAAAAATTGCGACCCAATTCCCGAACAGGAAATGCAAGTAATCGTTAGTTATCAAAATTTAGAGAACTATGTTACCAACGGGAAACTGTATCTTTTTTACAATGAAAAGGAATTCAAAAACAACAATTTCGATTTAGAAGAAGTAAGACCTTATGCTAATGAACGAATTGTTCAAGAAAACAATTTGGTTTCAGTCGACGATATCAATAATTCGAATCGCTATGTGGCATCCAACGAAACTTTGGTATTTACTAAAAAATATAGAGAACCCAGCAATGAAACCGATTTAGATTCTACTTTAATAAAAGCAAAAAACAGCTATAAAAATGTTTCTGTTTTAGAAATCGACGATCATAATCCTGGTGAAACCCGAAATGTATTTTTCTCTTTCAAAACTACTCCGGAAATGATTAAAGATACTAGCGCCACGATAACTATGCGTAGCATTTATGTACCCAACCGAAGTTTTAAAAACCATAAAATAAAAAACCTCGAAATGGAAATTGTTACTTCTCATGATCCTAACAAAATGGGATCCAATGGAAGTTTTATGAACTACCGATTTGTACGATACAAAAGAGTAAAATTCAAAACCCGCTTCCAAAATAATGGCGAAGGACCAGCCAGAAAAATACAACTCGAAACAGACATTCCTGACATGTTTGACAAAAAAACTTTAAAAATTGAGGGAATGTATCCCGAGTGCCCTATTTGTCCAAAAGGAGAAACTCCTACAATAAGTTGTCTGGATACCATTGTGAGAAATACTCAGATATTTTTTGTTTTCAGAAACATCTATTTACCTGGAAGTAATCAAAAAAATGTAAAAGAAATTGACAGCACCAAAGGTTTTGTAAAATACTCGATGAAATTCAATGAAGACTTTCATAAAATAAAAACCAAAAGTAGAACAGCTATTATTTTCGACAAGAACGAACCTATCATTACCAATTACGCCACTACTCGATTTACTCCTGGCATATCTATTGGTGCAAAGGCGGGTTACAACATATACTCCAATTTAGAAAACGCCAAAAGTTATTTTGTTGGAGCTACAATCTCTCCCTTTAAATCCTACCGTTATTATGTACAAGCCGAATTTTTGAACAGTTTCACCTCTTATGATGATGCAACGACTTTTACAGAAAAACTAAACCAAGATTCAGGTGCTGTACAATTAAATCGCATTACCACATCGTTTGAAAACAAGAACATCAATTGGGAAATTCCAGTATTGTTTCGATATAACATTTCAACTTATTTTGGTGTGGGAGCAGGAGCTCAAATCAATATTAATGTTTCAGAAAAACAAACTCAAAACATAGAAACGAAAGTCTATGAAGGGAATTCAGAAAAATTATTATTACGAACAGATTACTCGACGGTTACAACTACAAATTCATTTCCAGAGTTAAAATCAGGATTATTATTTGATTTTACTGCTGGTTTTTCCAGAATTGGCCCTAGCTTTGGGGCACGTTATGTACTTAACTTTGACAATAATTTTAATTATTATCAGTTATATGCTATTTGGAAGTTTTAG
- a CDS encoding RNA polymerase sigma factor, whose product MATTNVHSDQLYIEGLANNDSAVIHVIYKKFVPKVVSYIKNNSGDADQAQDVIQEVLILLFNQAKVQQLKLTCPFDAYFFLLCKRKWLNELKKQSNKGVTIKEELTSIHESTDEMVLQTEHFDEKQQLYDMMFSKLGEKCQEVLKLSFSLPSMEEVAEKLNVTYGYVRKKKSLCIGQLTQWIQETNRFKSLKNES is encoded by the coding sequence ATGGCGACTACGAATGTTCATTCCGATCAACTGTATATTGAGGGACTTGCGAATAATGATTCGGCGGTTATTCATGTTATTTATAAGAAGTTTGTGCCAAAGGTGGTTTCGTATATAAAGAATAACTCTGGCGATGCCGATCAGGCTCAGGATGTGATTCAGGAAGTGTTGATTTTGCTTTTTAATCAAGCTAAAGTGCAACAGTTGAAACTGACTTGTCCCTTTGATGCTTACTTTTTTTTACTGTGTAAACGAAAGTGGCTCAATGAGTTGAAAAAACAATCAAATAAAGGGGTAACAATTAAGGAAGAATTGACATCTATACATGAATCTACTGACGAGATGGTTTTGCAAACGGAACATTTTGATGAGAAGCAACAATTGTATGATATGATGTTTTCTAAACTAGGGGAGAAATGCCAAGAAGTTTTGAAGCTGAGTTTTTCGCTTCCATCGATGGAAGAAGTTGCAGAAAAACTGAATGTAACCTATGGTTATGTTCGGAAGAAAAAATCACTGTGCATTGGTCAATTGACACAATGGATTCAAGAAACTAATCGCTTTAAATCTTTAAAAAACGAGTCATGA
- a CDS encoding TatD family hydrolase, which yields METKAILTDTHTHLYSEEFDLDRSEMMQRAIDNGVSRFFVPAIDSTCTQSMYDLEQQYPDNVFLMMGLHPTYVKGNYLEELQHVENELAKRKFFAIGEIGIDLYWDKTHLVEQQIAFRRQIQLAKQYRLPIVIHCREAFDEIFEILEEEKSPELFGIFHCFTGTCEQALQAISYNMKLGIGGVVTFKNGKIDQFLNKIDLKHIVLETDSPYLAPIPYRGKRNESSYLVNVVDKLAQIYSVSADEIGTVTTNNSIEIFGI from the coding sequence TTGGAAACAAAAGCAATACTTACCGACACACATACTCATTTATATTCAGAAGAATTTGATTTGGATCGAAGCGAAATGATGCAGCGTGCCATTGATAATGGCGTTTCTCGTTTTTTTGTTCCTGCAATAGATTCTACCTGTACGCAAAGCATGTATGATTTGGAACAACAATATCCCGACAATGTATTCCTGATGATGGGTCTGCATCCTACTTATGTAAAAGGAAATTATCTGGAAGAATTGCAACATGTAGAGAATGAGTTAGCAAAAAGAAAGTTTTTTGCTATTGGCGAAATTGGTATTGATTTGTACTGGGATAAAACGCATTTGGTCGAACAGCAAATTGCTTTTAGAAGGCAAATTCAGCTAGCCAAGCAGTATAGACTTCCAATTGTGATTCATTGTCGTGAAGCTTTTGACGAAATATTTGAAATTTTAGAAGAAGAGAAATCACCTGAATTATTTGGGATTTTTCATTGTTTTACGGGAACTTGCGAACAGGCTTTACAGGCAATATCCTATAATATGAAATTAGGAATAGGCGGAGTGGTTACTTTTAAAAACGGTAAAATAGATCAGTTTTTGAATAAAATCGATTTGAAACATATTGTTCTGGAAACCGATTCTCCTTATCTGGCTCCGATTCCGTATCGTGGAAAACGTAATGAGAGCAGCTATTTGGTAAATGTTGTCGATAAATTGGCTCAGATTTATAGTGTTTCTGCCGATGAAATTGGAACTGTGACAACCAACAATTCAATAGAAATATTCGGGATTTAA
- a CDS encoding retropepsin-like aspartic protease: MKNLHEKLKKVNYKKVKFKITKTQHLLVKVKINGVKGNFILDTGASNSCIGFEGITTFQLKAQDSKTKASGAGATGMLTQMALNNKIKLGNWKHSGFELVIFDLSHVNDALSQYKVKPVHGIIGADVLMKGKGIIDYFNHCLYLK, translated from the coding sequence ATGAAAAACTTACACGAAAAACTGAAGAAAGTAAACTATAAAAAAGTTAAGTTTAAAATTACCAAAACGCAGCATCTTTTGGTAAAAGTCAAAATTAATGGTGTTAAGGGTAATTTTATTTTGGATACTGGAGCCTCAAATAGTTGTATTGGATTTGAAGGCATTACAACTTTTCAATTAAAAGCACAAGACTCCAAGACCAAGGCTTCAGGAGCCGGGGCAACTGGTATGCTAACTCAAATGGCACTCAATAATAAAATAAAATTAGGCAATTGGAAACATTCGGGATTTGAACTCGTTATTTTTGATTTATCACATGTTAATGATGCTTTAAGCCAGTACAAAGTAAAACCAGTACATGGCATTATTGGAGCTGATGTATTGATGAAAGGCAAAGGAATTATTGATTACTTTAATCATTGTTTGTACTTGAAGTAA
- a CDS encoding 1-acyl-sn-glycerol-3-phosphate acyltransferase, giving the protein MNKFDAIRSFYDSEINEGIIKVIDHPMMKALMNFCFPGVDDEIWKVQLRKTHSIRDFQCNFIYFGVQQVLEKSSEGLTTSGFEKLEKNTAYLFVSNHRDIVLDTTLLNASLFDNGLDMTSSAIGDNLVKKSFLKILSKLNRNFLVQRGLSPRELLVSSKLLSEYMAQLLLHENRSVWIAQREGRTKDGNDETNPGVLKMIGMGSDEPNIMDYFKKIKIVPVSISYEYDPTDALKMPQLLAEANNEIYIKEKNEDFKTLLSGIIGQKKRIHIHIGDVLDTEIDDIIKNVDTTNKQVQALAQVIDDSILTNYKLWTTNFIAYDILNNCTCFAHLYTENEKLLFERRLEMRIDHEHPVAKQGFLDMYANPVVNKLKYVDALAL; this is encoded by the coding sequence ATGAATAAATTTGATGCGATCCGGTCTTTTTATGATTCCGAAATAAACGAAGGAATAATAAAAGTAATTGATCATCCGATGATGAAAGCTTTGATGAACTTTTGTTTTCCTGGAGTAGATGATGAAATTTGGAAAGTGCAACTTCGTAAAACACACTCTATTCGTGATTTTCAATGCAACTTCATCTATTTTGGAGTGCAGCAGGTTTTGGAAAAAAGTTCGGAGGGGTTAACAACTTCGGGTTTTGAGAAGTTAGAAAAAAACACAGCTTATTTATTTGTCTCCAATCATAGAGATATTGTTTTGGATACTACATTATTGAACGCTTCTTTGTTTGATAATGGTTTGGATATGACTTCATCAGCAATTGGTGATAATTTGGTCAAAAAATCATTTTTAAAAATATTATCGAAATTAAACAGAAATTTTTTGGTTCAGCGAGGATTATCGCCAAGAGAATTATTAGTGAGTTCCAAATTACTGTCAGAATATATGGCGCAGCTGTTGTTGCATGAAAATCGTTCAGTTTGGATTGCGCAACGCGAAGGAAGAACCAAAGACGGAAATGATGAAACTAATCCTGGAGTTTTGAAAATGATAGGCATGGGATCTGATGAGCCTAATATAATGGATTATTTTAAGAAAATTAAAATCGTACCAGTTTCTATTTCTTATGAATATGATCCTACCGATGCTTTGAAAATGCCACAATTATTGGCTGAAGCAAATAATGAAATTTACATCAAAGAGAAAAATGAAGATTTTAAGACTTTGTTGAGTGGAATTATTGGGCAAAAGAAAAGAATACACATACATATAGGTGATGTACTGGATACTGAAATTGATGATATTATCAAAAATGTAGATACTACTAATAAGCAGGTACAAGCATTGGCACAAGTAATTGATGATTCTATTTTGACGAATTACAAGCTGTGGACTACCAATTTTATTGCGTATGATATTTTGAATAACTGCACATGTTTTGCTCATTTGTACACTGAGAACGAGAAACTTCTTTTTGAGAGACGATTAGAAATGAGAATTGATCATGAACATCCAGTTGCTAAACAAGGCTTTTTGGATATGTATGCAAATCCAGTTGTTAATAAGTTAAAATATGTTGATGCACTTGCGCTCTAA
- a CDS encoding asparaginase: protein MRSKPRIFLIYTGGTIGMSKDFETGALKAFNFSKLLHNIPELKLLDCEIDTFSFKNPIDSSNMNPEHWTEIARTIESNYENFDGFVVLHGSDTMSYSASALSFMFENLSKPIIFTGSQLPIGDLRTDAKENLITAIQIASLQENGQPLIGEVCLYFEYKLYRGNRTTKISAEHFNAFASPNYPHLVESGVNLTLNKQLFLPVSNNDNLIVHTRLDNRVAIIKMFPGMSESVLSTILSISDLKGIIIETYGAGNAPTEDWFLDLIKKTINKGLYIVNVTQCSGGSVDMGKYETSTVLKNLGVVSGKDITTEAAITKLMYLLGHNIPQEDFKTVFETSLRGEISL, encoded by the coding sequence TTGCGCTCTAAACCTAGAATTTTTTTGATTTATACCGGTGGAACCATTGGTATGAGTAAGGATTTTGAAACAGGAGCTCTCAAAGCTTTTAATTTTAGTAAACTCCTGCATAATATCCCAGAATTAAAACTATTGGATTGTGAGATAGATACTTTTTCTTTCAAAAATCCAATAGATTCATCCAATATGAATCCGGAACATTGGACTGAAATTGCCCGTACTATCGAGAGTAATTACGAAAATTTTGATGGCTTTGTGGTTTTGCATGGATCAGATACAATGTCATATTCAGCTTCTGCATTGAGTTTTATGTTCGAAAATCTTTCGAAACCTATTATTTTTACTGGATCTCAGCTGCCTATTGGAGATTTGAGAACAGATGCGAAAGAAAATTTAATTACAGCTATTCAAATTGCCTCTTTACAAGAAAATGGGCAACCCTTAATTGGTGAAGTTTGTTTGTATTTTGAATACAAATTGTACCGTGGTAATCGAACAACTAAAATAAGCGCAGAACATTTTAATGCCTTTGCATCTCCAAATTATCCTCATTTAGTAGAGTCGGGTGTCAATCTTACTTTAAACAAACAATTGTTTTTACCTGTTAGTAACAATGATAATTTAATTGTTCATACTCGTTTAGATAATAGAGTTGCTATTATAAAGATGTTTCCTGGAATGAGCGAATCTGTTTTGTCTACAATCTTGTCTATTTCAGATTTAAAAGGAATCATTATCGAAACTTACGGAGCAGGAAATGCGCCAACTGAGGATTGGTTTTTAGATTTAATCAAAAAAACAATCAACAAAGGTTTGTATATTGTGAATGTAACTCAATGTTCTGGCGGAAGTGTAGATATGGGGAAATATGAAACCAGTACCGTATTGAAAAATCTTGGTGTTGTTTCTGGTAAAGACATTACAACAGAAGCAGCTATCACTAAATTGATGTATTTGTTGGGACATAATATACCTCAAGAAGATTTCAAAACTGTTTTCGAAACTTCTTTAAGGGGAGAGATTTCTCTTTAA
- a CDS encoding LysR substrate-binding domain-containing protein has protein sequence MELFQLRYFVALADVLHFTKASELCFVSQSGLSQQIKKLEEELGMPLFLRTGKKVQLTEAGAVFLKHAKRVMDDVESGKQAIDDLNNLIGGELRIGVTYIFGLLVLPVVELFAKKYPDLKIIVEYGATEPLQNKLLQNELDLVLVISNNEIELPMQKIPLFISKLVMAVSTNNELAKLDSIPFKKLQDIPLILPSRGFNSREFLDTLFEKFNMKPKIPIELNAIHALLKMIETSDWATILTEKALKDWHGIKAIELTGVKTERKSFIITIKSEYEKKAIGLFIEAFRDLVET, from the coding sequence ATGGAGCTTTTTCAATTGCGTTATTTTGTAGCCTTAGCAGATGTTTTGCATTTTACAAAAGCTTCTGAGCTTTGTTTTGTCTCGCAATCGGGTTTGTCACAACAGATTAAAAAGCTTGAAGAAGAACTAGGAATGCCTTTGTTTTTAAGAACAGGTAAGAAAGTACAATTGACTGAAGCTGGTGCAGTTTTCTTGAAACACGCAAAACGGGTGATGGATGACGTAGAATCAGGAAAACAAGCCATTGATGATTTGAATAATTTGATAGGAGGAGAATTAAGAATAGGAGTTACCTATATTTTTGGGTTACTGGTTTTGCCTGTGGTTGAATTATTTGCTAAAAAATACCCAGATCTAAAAATCATTGTTGAATATGGGGCTACAGAACCACTGCAAAATAAGCTACTTCAAAATGAACTTGATTTGGTTTTGGTAATTTCTAATAATGAAATTGAATTGCCTATGCAAAAAATCCCTTTGTTCATTTCCAAGCTTGTGATGGCGGTTTCTACAAACAATGAATTAGCCAAATTAGATTCAATTCCTTTTAAAAAATTACAGGATATTCCCTTGATTTTACCATCAAGAGGATTTAATTCAAGAGAGTTCTTGGATACTTTATTTGAAAAATTCAATATGAAACCCAAAATTCCGATTGAACTTAATGCGATTCACGCACTATTAAAAATGATTGAAACCAGTGACTGGGCAACTATTTTGACTGAAAAAGCACTTAAAGATTGGCATGGAATCAAGGCAATAGAATTGACAGGAGTTAAAACAGAACGAAAATCATTCATTATAACTATCAAAAGCGAGTATGAAAAAAAAGCTATAGGTTTGTTTATTGAAGCTTTTAGAGATTTAGTTGAGACATAA
- a CDS encoding CHAT domain-containing protein produces the protein MIKKSVLLYLFTTLSLFGQKHNQEEITYDAIDYFVASPSLEGIKNLNTVETLFWKSQDKKTKEGLLSIVVLNCNKGYFQNKFGKTNQAIASYEKAWKTYSTYQLNDYDIIEYCLKPLGNLYAIIGDYDNAESIIKHYYFIANAEKNESQKVGAILNLSNVYQNSGRINEAIDLIEKTIQNEKITATQKGLLLNNLGANYLLRSINEDSKNAETAFLKAIPLLYKDKTQAESLFNTYINLYRIKINHGKNEALNYFSKAKTIFENLPEKEPRKKAQFYLEEVNLLLQQNNLTEAQKVLQTIFKTLISNYSKGKNILPKQTALYAETALIDALDLQADLFTAQKQPEKALKSYALAFHIEKLFQTLIVYENSKIITQIKNRKRIEKCILIYQTLFEKDANSVFIEKAFQLVEHNKSCILKNEIYRNKIASKSEKQKIEELRFWNNEILKEQQKGELANIDKINKAIKKQNQAMLFVKQYQPSRSKQNETNINVNALYYKLESDDAIMVEYFWGPKTVYVFTIQNNQISLQSFGIGQTSGESIVKYIAFFNNANSITNNINLYNKTAASAYKNLLLPTKSSYKNLLIIPDGILNFLPFEALITKESNTTSFEKMHYFLNDFNIAYNNSASFYLDAKPFRPKEKTVLGIFPVFEKTNYTLTYSKKELQSIRNSFKGRFFENNTATFQNFKKNAANYSILHLSTHATAGDIETPASIKFYDREVLYSELYHLNIKPNLVVLSACETGIGKLFKSEGAMSIARGFQFAGAQNLLFSLWKVNDYTTSIFMGDFYKKIKRNNSYFEANHQAKLDFLSDEKISNAKKSPYYWASFVYYGGIENKDKNNYLLLGSVIIAILIGGFVLIKLIAKRMQKEKILFKNKK, from the coding sequence ATGATAAAAAAAAGCGTTTTACTTTATCTTTTTACTACCCTCAGTCTCTTTGGTCAAAAACACAATCAAGAAGAAATAACTTATGATGCTATTGATTATTTTGTGGCCAGTCCTTCATTAGAAGGTATTAAAAACCTAAATACTGTCGAAACTCTTTTTTGGAAAAGTCAAGATAAAAAAACAAAAGAAGGATTATTGTCTATCGTCGTTCTTAACTGCAACAAGGGCTATTTTCAAAATAAATTTGGAAAAACAAACCAAGCAATTGCCAGTTATGAAAAAGCATGGAAAACGTATTCAACCTACCAACTCAATGATTATGATATAATTGAATATTGCCTAAAACCACTTGGTAATTTATATGCTATAATTGGAGATTATGACAATGCAGAAAGTATCATTAAGCATTATTATTTTATTGCCAATGCAGAAAAAAACGAATCACAAAAAGTCGGGGCAATCCTTAATTTATCGAATGTATATCAAAACTCCGGTAGAATTAATGAAGCCATTGATTTAATAGAAAAAACAATCCAAAACGAAAAAATAACTGCCACTCAAAAAGGTCTTCTGTTAAATAATTTAGGAGCGAATTACCTATTGAGATCAATAAATGAAGACTCTAAGAATGCTGAAACAGCTTTTCTAAAAGCAATTCCATTATTATACAAAGACAAAACCCAAGCAGAATCTTTATTTAATACTTACATTAATCTCTATAGAATTAAAATTAATCATGGCAAAAATGAAGCTTTAAATTATTTTTCAAAAGCTAAAACTATTTTTGAAAACTTACCAGAAAAAGAACCTAGAAAAAAAGCCCAATTTTATTTGGAAGAAGTTAATTTATTGCTACAGCAAAATAATTTAACCGAGGCTCAAAAAGTACTCCAAACAATTTTCAAAACATTAATATCCAATTACTCTAAAGGAAAAAATATATTACCCAAACAAACAGCTCTTTATGCTGAAACAGCTTTAATCGATGCCTTAGACCTTCAAGCTGATTTATTTACAGCACAAAAACAGCCTGAAAAAGCATTAAAAAGTTATGCTCTAGCTTTTCATATTGAAAAATTATTTCAAACACTCATTGTGTATGAAAATTCTAAAATCATTACCCAGATTAAAAACAGAAAACGTATTGAAAAATGCATCCTTATTTACCAAACATTATTTGAAAAAGATGCAAATTCAGTTTTTATAGAAAAAGCTTTTCAATTAGTAGAGCATAACAAATCATGCATTTTAAAAAATGAAATTTACAGAAACAAAATTGCTTCAAAAAGTGAAAAACAAAAAATAGAAGAATTACGATTTTGGAACAATGAAATCCTGAAAGAACAACAAAAAGGAGAATTGGCTAATATTGACAAAATAAACAAAGCCATTAAAAAGCAGAATCAGGCAATGCTTTTCGTGAAACAATACCAACCTTCCCGATCAAAACAAAACGAAACCAATATCAACGTCAATGCATTATATTATAAATTAGAGTCAGATGATGCCATTATGGTCGAATATTTTTGGGGTCCAAAAACCGTGTACGTTTTTACCATACAAAACAATCAAATTTCCCTACAATCTTTCGGTATAGGTCAAACGAGTGGTGAATCAATAGTAAAATATATAGCCTTTTTCAATAATGCAAACAGTATCACAAATAACATTAACTTATACAATAAAACAGCAGCTTCGGCCTATAAAAACCTATTATTACCAACTAAATCAAGTTATAAAAACCTCCTTATTATTCCTGATGGAATTTTAAATTTCTTACCTTTTGAAGCTTTGATTACTAAAGAATCAAATACAACGAGTTTTGAAAAAATGCATTATTTTCTGAATGATTTCAATATTGCCTACAACAATTCGGCTAGTTTTTATTTGGATGCTAAACCCTTTCGCCCAAAAGAAAAAACCGTTTTAGGCATTTTTCCTGTTTTTGAAAAAACCAATTATACACTAACATATTCTAAAAAAGAATTACAATCCATTAGAAATAGTTTTAAAGGCCGCTTTTTTGAAAACAATACAGCAACTTTTCAAAATTTCAAAAAAAATGCCGCTAATTATTCTATACTCCATTTATCAACTCACGCTACCGCTGGCGATATCGAAACACCAGCTAGTATTAAGTTTTACGATAGAGAAGTCTTGTACTCAGAATTATATCATTTAAACATAAAACCTAATTTGGTTGTTTTGAGTGCCTGTGAAACTGGGATTGGCAAACTATTCAAATCCGAAGGAGCAATGAGTATTGCTAGAGGTTTTCAATTTGCAGGAGCTCAAAATTTATTATTCTCTCTTTGGAAAGTAAATGATTATACTACCTCAATATTTATGGGTGATTTCTATAAAAAAATTAAAAGAAATAATTCCTATTTTGAAGCCAATCATCAAGCTAAACTTGACTTTTTGAGTGATGAAAAAATTTCAAATGCTAAAAAATCTCCTTATTATTGGGCTTCATTTGTATATTATGGCGGTATAGAAAACAAAGATAAAAACAATTATTTACTGCTTGGCTCTGTCATTATAGCCATCCTTATTGGAGGTTTTGTATTAATTAAACTTATTGCTAAACGAATGCAAAAAGAAAAAATACTCTTTAAAAATAAAAAGTAG
- a CDS encoding MFS transporter, whose translation MFKALRSRNFKLFFYGQSVSVIGTWLQKTAVSWMVYSITGSVFLLGLTTFLSMIPSLFLAPLAGSIIGRYNRHKSMMILQSLAMLQAGALALLIYLKIYNITFILILSLIQGIINAFDMTCRQTMMVDIVDNKEDLPNAVALNSTLTNFARIAGPALAGIILHQYGEDICFIGNFLSYIPVLISLALMKIQPYTKATNKLRMLDDFIEGLDYVKKENQMAKMLLMLTCSSLFVISFNTLMPVFAKDIFNGNAQTFSWFESAAGIGSIISAIYLANLKSSSNIDNIMIGASILLGASIVILALSNSLALTLICMVLSGIGMMGQTSSINIYIQTKSTSHMRSRSISYYMMAYQGMIPVGSLIIGYISHSLGVRTTVAIQGVICLISVVVYLYYKNLKSTEELETCPVRYKN comes from the coding sequence ATGTTTAAAGCACTTAGATCTCGAAATTTCAAACTCTTCTTTTACGGACAATCCGTATCAGTAATTGGTACTTGGCTGCAAAAAACGGCTGTAAGTTGGATGGTTTATAGCATTACTGGTTCTGTATTTCTATTAGGATTAACAACTTTTTTAAGCATGATTCCTTCTCTATTCCTAGCTCCTTTAGCTGGAAGTATTATCGGTCGTTACAACAGACATAAAAGTATGATGATATTACAATCATTAGCCATGTTGCAAGCTGGTGCTTTGGCATTATTGATTTATTTGAAAATTTACAACATTACTTTTATATTGATTTTGAGTCTTATTCAAGGAATTATTAATGCTTTTGATATGACTTGTAGACAAACCATGATGGTAGATATTGTTGACAATAAAGAAGACCTACCTAATGCCGTTGCTCTGAATTCTACTTTAACAAATTTTGCTCGAATAGCTGGACCCGCTTTGGCAGGTATTATTCTTCATCAATACGGAGAAGACATTTGTTTTATTGGAAACTTCCTGAGTTATATCCCAGTACTGATTTCATTGGCTTTAATGAAAATACAACCCTACACAAAAGCAACTAATAAACTTAGAATGTTAGATGATTTTATTGAAGGCTTAGACTACGTTAAAAAAGAAAATCAAATGGCAAAAATGTTATTGATGCTTACTTGTAGTAGTTTGTTTGTAATCTCATTTAATACTTTAATGCCAGTTTTTGCAAAAGATATTTTCAACGGAAATGCGCAAACTTTTAGTTGGTTTGAAAGTGCCGCCGGAATTGGATCTATAATTTCAGCGATTTATTTAGCAAACTTAAAATCTAGCTCAAACATCGATAACATTATGATTGGTGCAAGTATTTTATTAGGAGCAAGTATAGTGATTCTTGCTTTATCAAATAGTCTTGCCTTAACGCTAATTTGTATGGTTTTAAGTGGAATTGGAATGATGGGACAAACTTCTTCTATAAACATTTACATTCAAACCAAAAGTACTTCGCACATGCGTTCCCGAAGCATTAGTTATTATATGATGGCATATCAAGGAATGATTCCAGTAGGAAGTTTAATAATTGGATATATTTCACACTCATTGGGAGTTCGTACAACCGTTGCTATTCAAGGCGTAATATGCCTTATTTCTGTAGTTGTTTATTTGTATTACAAAAATCTAAAATCTACAGAAGAATTAGAAACTTGCCCTGTTCGCTACAAAAACTAA